The DNA region CGCGCTGGCGGCGATGGGAACGGCGCCGGGGGCGGGAGTGACGATCATCGAGCCGTGGGCGTGAACCGCTCACTCCCCGGGCCGACATGAAGAGGACCCCCGCACGTCTGCCGTGCGGGGGCCCAGTTGTCGTGGTTGGCGTGCCGGGAGCTGATCAGCCGTCTCTGCGGCCTCTGTTGCCGGGCCGCGAGGCGACCCAGGCGCGGACCGTGTCGGCGTACCAGTAGGGCTTGCCGCTCTCCACGTGGTCGGGCGGGGGCAGCAGCCCGTGCTTGCGGTAGGACCGCACGGTGTCCGGCTGCACCTTGATGTGCGCCGCGATCTCCTTGTACGACCAGAGCCTTCGGTCGGTCATGAGTTGCACCTCCCTGCGCGCGCCACAGCGGCGGCCGAGGGGCGGCCGTCGGGGGAGCCGGGCAC from Streptomyces sp. NBC_00258 includes:
- a CDS encoding helix-turn-helix transcriptional regulator; the encoded protein is MTDRRLWSYKEIAAHIKVQPDTVRSYRKHGLLPPPDHVESGKPYWYADTVRAWVASRPGNRGRRDG